The following are from one region of the Candidatus Paceibacterota bacterium genome:
- a CDS encoding co-chaperone GroES — protein MNIKPLSDYILIEPLKEEEKTKSGIILPETAEKEQPQEGKVVATGPGKQLKSGERAKMEVKEGDKVLFRKYGPDEIKVDEKEYLIAKQEDILAIIN, from the coding sequence ATGAATATAAAACCACTTTCGGATTATATTTTAATTGAACCTTTAAAAGAGGAAGAAAAAACAAAGTCAGGTATTATTCTTCCAGAGACAGCCGAGAAAGAACAACCGCAGGAAGGAAAAGTTGTTGCCACAGGACCCGGCAAACAATTAAAGTCAGGGGAGAGAGCAAAAATGGAAGTAAAAGAGGGCGATAAAGTCCTTTTTCGAAAATACGGTCCAGATGAAATTAAAGTCGATGAAAAAGAATATCTAATCGCAAAACAAGAAGATATTTTAGCAATTATTAATTAA
- the groL gene encoding chaperonin GroEL (60 kDa chaperone family; promotes refolding of misfolded polypeptides especially under stressful conditions; forms two stacked rings of heptamers to form a barrel-shaped 14mer; ends can be capped by GroES; misfolded proteins enter the barrel where they are refolded when GroES binds), with protein MAKQILYSEKAKTKLLKGVNKLANAVTVTLGPKGRNVVLDKGFGSPEVTNDGVTIAKEIELEDKFENMGAEIVKEVASKTNDVAGDGTTTATLLAQNLISEGFKNVTAGTNPLELKRGIDMGIDAIVEKLGDVSKKISTKEEMAQVATISAEDEKMGKMIAEVFNKVGKDGVVTVEESKTFGLDSEIVEGMQFENGYISPYMITNPDRMEAVYEDPYILITDKKISAINEIVPLLEKMTQAGKKDLVIVAEDIDGEALATLILNKLRGVFNTLAIKAPGFGDRRKEMLQDIAILTGGQVISEDMGLKLENVEMNQLGQARRVVSQKEQTTIVAGKGKEKDIEARIEQIQKELEVTESDFDKEKIQERLAKLKGGVAVIKVGAATEVEQKQKQQKIEDAVAATRAAIEEGIVPGGGVTLVRCISALDALKLKGDQKIGLSILKKVLESPLRKIAKNAGQDDGVVLQRVKEKSQNFGYNAKNNDFEDLMEAGIIDPKKVVRSALQNAASAAGMILTTESAITDKPEKKESSGVPQMPQMPEGY; from the coding sequence ATGGCAAAACAAATTTTATATTCAGAAAAAGCAAAAACAAAGCTTTTAAAAGGAGTAAATAAGTTGGCAAACGCTGTTACTGTAACTTTAGGACCTAAGGGCAGAAATGTTGTTTTAGATAAAGGTTTTGGCTCACCCGAAGTTACAAACGATGGAGTTACAATCGCAAAAGAAATAGAGCTTGAAGATAAGTTTGAAAATATGGGTGCTGAAATCGTAAAAGAGGTTGCATCAAAAACTAATGATGTTGCAGGAGATGGAACAACCACAGCCACTTTACTTGCACAAAATTTAATTTCAGAAGGTTTCAAAAATGTCACAGCTGGAACTAATCCTCTCGAACTTAAAAGAGGAATCGATATGGGGATTGATGCAATAGTTGAGAAGCTTGGTGATGTTTCAAAGAAGATTTCAACAAAAGAAGAGATGGCACAGGTTGCTACAATTTCAGCAGAGGATGAGAAAATGGGCAAAATGATTGCAGAGGTTTTTAACAAGGTTGGGAAAGACGGAGTTGTAACGGTTGAAGAATCAAAAACCTTTGGTTTGGATAGCGAAATTGTTGAAGGAATGCAGTTTGAAAATGGCTACATCTCTCCGTATATGATTACAAACCCAGATAGAATGGAAGCAGTTTATGAAGACCCTTACATTTTAATTACTGACAAAAAAATATCTGCGATAAACGAAATTGTGCCTTTGCTTGAGAAAATGACCCAAGCCGGTAAAAAGGACCTTGTAATTGTGGCAGAAGACATTGATGGCGAGGCTTTGGCAACTTTAATTTTAAATAAATTAAGGGGAGTATTTAATACTCTTGCGATAAAGGCCCCTGGTTTTGGAGACAGGAGAAAAGAAATGCTCCAGGATATTGCAATTTTAACTGGTGGGCAGGTAATTTCAGAAGACATGGGTTTGAAATTAGAAAATGTTGAGATGAACCAGCTTGGTCAGGCAAGAAGAGTAGTTTCACAGAAAGAGCAAACTACAATTGTTGCTGGCAAAGGTAAAGAAAAAGACATAGAGGCAAGAATAGAGCAAATACAAAAAGAGCTTGAAGTTACAGAATCTGATTTTGATAAAGAGAAGATACAAGAAAGATTGGCGAAATTAAAAGGTGGAGTCGCTGTCATTAAGGTAGGCGCTGCTACAGAAGTTGAACAAAAGCAAAAACAACAGAAAATTGAAGACGCAGTTGCTGCTACAAGAGCAGCTATCGAAGAGGGCATTGTTCCCGGTGGGGGAGTGACCCTTGTAAGATGTATTTCTGCGCTTGATGCTCTAAAATTAAAAGGGGATCAGAAGATAGGACTTTCAATCTTAAAGAAAGTTTTAGAATCTCCTTTAAGGAAAATTGCAAAGAACGCAGGTCAGGACGATGGAGTTGTTTTGCAGAGAGTCAAAGAAAAATCACAAAATTTTGGATACAATGCCAAAAACAATGATTTTGAAGATTTAATGGAAGCTGGCATTATTGATCCAAAAAAAGTTGTAAGGAGTGCTTTACAAAACGCAGCCTCTGCTGCTGGAATGATTTTGACAACAGAAAGTGCAATTACTGATAAGCCTGAGAAAAAAGAGAGTTCAGGTGTTCCTCAAATGCCGCAAATGCCAGAGGGTTATTAA
- the galT gene encoding galactose-1-phosphate uridylyltransferase produces the protein MKKTKKESSELRFDIVSEDWIVIATGRAKRPESFQKERRKENWEKGECPFCNLKSQLSPVYESQNITVIPNLYPAFSEESKLDEREVGPYKRMNGVGYHEVIITKDHKKQMAEFSIKETREVIDCYHKRYVDLMDKKFVSYISIFHNHGKEAGASISHPHSQLIAIPIIDPDIKRSLKGSKRYWEKYGQCPHCTMMRWDIKDKQRIIFENKDFVVLCPYASTIAFEMRIYPKKHEAYFERFEEEEKTNFAEALNIALKSLFKGLQDPSYNFFLHTAPCDGKDYSHYHWHFEILPKTDIPAGFELGTGIEICTIEPERAAEHLRKFI, from the coding sequence ATGAAAAAAACAAAAAAAGAATCCTCTGAATTGAGATTTGATATTGTTTCTGAGGATTGGATAGTTATTGCAACCGGCAGAGCAAAAAGACCAGAGAGTTTTCAAAAAGAAAGACGTAAAGAAAATTGGGAGAAAGGCGAATGTCCATTTTGTAATTTAAAAAGTCAATTATCACCAGTTTATGAATCACAAAATATTACTGTAATTCCTAATTTATATCCTGCTTTTTCTGAAGAAAGTAAATTAGACGAGAGAGAAGTTGGACCCTACAAAAGAATGAATGGGGTGGGGTACCACGAAGTTATTATTACAAAAGACCACAAAAAGCAGATGGCAGAATTTTCTATTAAAGAGACAAGAGAAGTGATTGATTGTTATCATAAAAGATATGTTGACTTAATGGACAAGAAATTTGTTAGCTATATTTCTATTTTTCATAATCATGGTAAAGAGGCGGGCGCTTCCATATCTCATCCTCATTCCCAGCTCATCGCAATTCCAATAATTGACCCCGATATCAAAAGATCTCTTAAGGGTTCAAAAAGATATTGGGAAAAGTACGGCCAGTGTCCCCACTGTACAATGATGAGATGGGACATTAAAGATAAACAAAGAATTATTTTTGAAAACAAAGATTTTGTTGTTCTCTGCCCTTACGCTTCCACCATAGCATTTGAGATGAGAATCTATCCTAAAAAACACGAAGCTTACTTTGAAAGGTTTGAAGAAGAAGAAAAGACAAATTTCGCAGAAGCTTTAAATATTGCTTTAAAATCTTTATTTAAAGGGCTCCAAGATCCTTCTTATAATTTCTTTTTACATACAGCTCCTTGTGATGGAAAGGATTATAGTCACTATCATTGGCACTTTGAAATTTTACCAAAAACAGATATCCCAGCTGGTTTTGAGTTGGGAACCGGAATTGAGATTTGTACGATTGAGCCGGAAAGAGCAGCTGAGCATTTAAGGAAATTTATCTAA